AGTTCCTCGGGGATGTTCTGCAGGCCCGCCAGGTACAGCACCATGTAGTAGCCAAAGCCGCGCCAGAAGGTCACCAGCATGACGGCCCAGAAGGCCCAGACCTCCGAGTTCAGCCAGCCGAACTGCGCTTCAGGCGTGGTCAGGCCCAGGTTGCGCAGCAGCCAGTTCAGGGTGCCCTCGCGGTTGAACACCCACTCCCACATCACCGCCGCCAGCGAGATGGACGTGACCACCGGCACATAGAAACCGGCGCGGAAGATGGCCATGCCGGGCAGCTGCTTGTTCACCAGCACCGCCACCGCCAGCGCGGCCAGCTGCAGGGCCGGCACCACCAGCAGGTATTTCACGCTGTTCTGCAGCGACGTCAGAAAGAGGGGATCGGCAAACAGTTTTTCAAAGTTGGCCGTGCCCACCCAGCGGGGTGGGAGCCCCTGCCCAAAGCGCGCGCCGTTGTACTCCGTGAAGCCCAGGTAAGCGCCGTACAGCAGCGGATAGAAGGTGAACACGCCCAGCAGCACCAGGGCCGGGGCCAGGAAGGTATACGACAGCAGCGTCGTGCGCCAGGGAACTCGCATGCAGTGTCCTTTAGGAGAGGGGGCTGGGGGCAGGCCAGCAGCGGGAGAGGCGGGGCGGGCAGCGCGCAGCGGCCCGCCCGGAAGGTTCGAGCGGGCCGTCTGCGCAGGCGCGGGCAGGGTTTCTTCCCTGCCCGGCAGCCTTTACTTCTTCATGTTGGCGTTCCAGTAGGCGGCGGCGTCGTTCAGGGCCTGCTGCGCGGTCTTGCGGCCCAGCAGCGCGGCTTCAATGTTGTCGTTGAAGTTCTTGTACAGGTCGTCACTGTTGCCGGGCGCGCGGTAGCCAGGGTTGATAAAGCGGCCCGAGGCGCCCACCAGACCGGTGGCCTTGGCGATGGGGTCCTGGCTGGTCACGCGGAACTGCACGGCGGTCTGCGCGCCCAGGGTGGTGGGCACCACCGGCACCACCTTGGCAAAGGCCAGCTGGTTGGCGTTGTTGGTAAAGAAGGCGGCCAGCTTGGCGGCGGCTTCGGGGTTCTTGCTGGCGCGCGGAATCACCAGGCCCATGCTGCCCCCGGTCTGCACGTTGGCTGGGCCCACAGGCGCGTTGGTCACCACAGTCTTGGCGTACAGGCCAGGGTTGGTGTCTTTAATCCGGGTCAGGGCCTGTGGGCCGCCCACGATCATGGCCACGCGGTTTTGCGCGTACAGTTCGGTGGCCAGCTGGAAGGCTTCGCGGCGCACCGCGTCTTCGGGGATATAGCCGCCCCGGAAGAGGGTCACGTACTGGTTGAGCAGGGCGGCGTGGCGCGCGCTGTTGAACACGGCCCGGCCGTCGGCGCTGTAGATGGGCAGGCCCTCGGCGTAGAAGAAGCCCAGGAAGGAGGCGGTGTTGGGGTCTTTCAGCGCGGGCACCCAGCCGAAGGCGCCGGTCTTGTCCTTGATGGTCTTGGCGTAGCTCAGCATCTCGCTGCTCGTGCGCGGCGCGCGGCTCAGGCCGGCTTTTTGCAGCAGCTCGGGGTTGTACAGCAGCACGCCCTCGTTGATCCAGCCGTACCAGGGGTAGGCGTAGACCTTGCCGCTCTGGGTGAAGTTGCGCAGGCTCTGGGCGTAGAAGGTGCGGTTCAGGGTGGCTGCGGGTGTAAAGTCGCTGGCCGCGCGCAGGAAGCCGTTCTGCGCAGCTTTCTGGGTCTCGTCAATGTTCAGGTTCACCACGTCCGGCGCGTTGCCCAGGTTCACGCTGGAAATAAAGTCCTGCACCATGGAGTCCTGCTTGTCAAACCACTGCACCTTGATGCCGGGGTTGGCCTTTTCAAAGGCGGCAATCGTGCTCTTGATGTAGCCATCGAACTTGGGGCTCAGGTACCACGTCCAGAAGGTCACGGTGGTCTGGGCGTTCGCGCTGGACAGGGCGCTCATGCCAAGGCTCAG
This window of the Deinococcus arcticus genome carries:
- a CDS encoding carbohydrate ABC transporter permease, whose protein sequence is MRVPWRTTLLSYTFLAPALVLLGVFTFYPLLYGAYLGFTEYNGARFGQGLPPRWVGTANFEKLFADPLFLTSLQNSVKYLLVVPALQLAALAVAVLVNKQLPGMAIFRAGFYVPVVTSISLAAVMWEWVFNREGTLNWLLRNLGLTTPEAQFGWLNSEVWAFWAVMLVTFWRGFGYYMVLYLAGLQNIPEELEEAAVLDGASAWQRFWKITVPLMRPTILLCTLLSTIAALRVLEEVLVLTNGGPLNSTYTALMYVFSKAFQGFDFDYGLASAAGLVVAAVALALSYLNFKLFNRPEEEEA
- a CDS encoding ABC transporter substrate-binding protein, whose product is MKRALSILTLSLGMSALSSANAQTTVTFWTWYLSPKFDGYIKSTIAAFEKANPGIKVQWFDKQDSMVQDFISSVNLGNAPDVVNLNIDETQKAAQNGFLRAASDFTPAATLNRTFYAQSLRNFTQSGKVYAYPWYGWINEGVLLYNPELLQKAGLSRAPRTSSEMLSYAKTIKDKTGAFGWVPALKDPNTASFLGFFYAEGLPIYSADGRAVFNSARHAALLNQYVTLFRGGYIPEDAVRREAFQLATELYAQNRVAMIVGGPQALTRIKDTNPGLYAKTVVTNAPVGPANVQTGGSMGLVIPRASKNPEAAAKLAAFFTNNANQLAFAKVVPVVPTTLGAQTAVQFRVTSQDPIAKATGLVGASGRFINPGYRAPGNSDDLYKNFNDNIEAALLGRKTAQQALNDAAAYWNANMKK